TGCAGCTGCCAGAGTTATCGTTTCCATAAAGATAATACAAGATAAAATTTAAACTCATAAGCCGATTGTTACGGTACCATCAGCCTCCATGTTCTGCTTACTGGCGAGCCGTTGCTTGGAATCCATAGCTCCAATGCACTGTGAAGGAACTGAATCGTAGTGTCTTCCAGGGTTAAAGACTGGAGGTTCCATCTTCTCTGCAGCATATTGTAAACACATTTCAACTCTGATTTGCTTCCACTTCGAGTGGGCATCTTAAGGCTTAGATATGTTACATTGCTACCAACCAGGATCTGACCCGATTGCTCAGTGTAGTCTTCCTTGGGCTTGTAAAAAGTTCAGATAACCACAAGGCCCGATTTGCAATTATACATCCATAAATAGAAGTTTTAGGAAAATAATTCACCATATATTCATTAGGGAATCTGTAATCTGTGGTCATGCAACCCTTACATATTCTACATCAACTTCACTAGGTGTTGACACCGATAATATACTTGGTAGGAAATTAAGGATGGTAGGGAAGGGGGATTAAGTACAGATCATGTTTCCTCCTCACTGACACTCCAAACAACTCCGTCATGTCaacatcttcattcttaaatccACTGGGGAGTTTCCAGTCAAAATGGTAGAGAAGCATCGCAAGCAGATACTCCACAGTCGTGAGCCCAAAATTTATGCCTGGACAGATCCTCCTTCCCATCCCAAATGGGATATATTCGTAGTTATTACCCTTGTAGTCAATCAGGCTGTTTAGGAATCTCTCTGGATCGAATATTTCAGGTTCGTCCCAATACTCAGGATCTCTTCCTATTGCCCACGCATTGATAATCACTCGAGTTTTCTTTGGTATCTCGAATCCATTAATCTCGCACTGCTCTCCACACTCTCTGGGAAGCAGCAAGGCCAGAGCTGGGTGGAGTCTTAGTACCTCTTTTATGACCAATTTCAAGTACTTTAGCTCGGTTAGACAGTCTTCTTGGACTTCCCCTTGTCTGTCGAAAACCCGCCTCACCTCAGCTTGTGCCTTTTCCAGGATCCTTGGCTTCTTTATCATCTCTGCCATGGCCCAATCTACCGTGGTTGCAGATGTCTCACCCCCACCAGAAAAAACATCCTATCAGTAAAAAGTAAGGACAGGTGAGCCATAAGGAGAGCTGACTTACAGATGCATCTCCAAGACAGATGTTTCTCAGTGTTGACATTTGCATATCTTAATAGTTTATAACGTTCCGTTAGGTGAAAATTGCTCATCAGTTGTATATATAAGTCGACCAGTAAACTACTGATGAGGAATTAGCAtcttggaaaataaaaaagcttaATGAAGGCAGGGCAGAAAAAGACTAACAAAGATCACTGCTTTGATGTTGCTCGTGCTAAGGGAGAATCCCTGATCATCGCACTTCTCGAATTTAAGAAGAACATCGATGAGATCCTCACTTGCTTCACCTTTTGGGGTCATCTTTCCTTGAGCCTCCCGATGCTCAGTGATGATATTCTCAATTATATTGTCACTTTCTAGGTGCAGCCTCTCGAGTTTACGTCTGGTCCCGCTGATGGAGTGGAGGAAAGCACATGAAGGAAAAATATCAGAGATATCAAAACCCCGTGCCAATACACTAGTTTCCTGGATCACTTCCATGAACCTCTCCTGGCCGCTGCATTTCTGACCAAAAGCTGCCCTTGATATAATGCTGTAAGTCATTGAGAATAAATGCTGTGTCAGATTGACTGGTGATCCTGCGCTTGACACCATCTGTTCGGTGAGCTTTgatgcttcttcttctctgaTCCACCGGAAAGAATGGACCCTTTTTGCACTCAATAGCTCCAGCGTGCAAATCTTTCGGAGTTGCCTCCAGTACTCCCCGTAAGGCGAGAAAGCAATGTCTGTGCAGTTGTATGTCAGGATCTTCGGGGCAAGAAGCTCTGGCCTGTAAGCAAAGGTAACATCATGCGTTTTCATCACCTCTTTGGCAAGCTCAGGTGAAGAAACTACAATCGTGGAAACTTCCCCGAACTGAAGATGCATCAATGGCCCATATTTTGTTGCCAAATTTCTTAGTGCCCGGTGGGGCAGAGACCCGACCATATGGTGCAGGCTCCCGATGATGGGTAGTTTCCATGGCCCAGAAGGAAGGTTTCGGTTCAAGTGATTCGGTCTGGACTGTTGTCGCTTCAAAACTCTAAAGATCAGGAGTAGAAGGAAAGTAAATAGGAGAAGAGAGGAGGATTTAAGCTCCATGGGACTGATACAGGAAGATGATGTCTTGCTTTCCAATTTATGTATTGTAGCCAGTCGAAACTGTCGTGAATCAACTTATAATCTAGTCACTGTCTTCctgatggaaaaaaaaaaaaaagaaccaacGACAATGTACGAGTTACAAGGTTGTGTACCAGCTGTATGCAATCTTGATATAGCTGAATGTGAAAGGCTAACAACTGAAAACCTTTGTCTCCATGTGATACATGTTTTCCTTTCCCTTACTAATTGATAAACCCATATGGGACCCAAACAATCCGTAGAGCTGaaataaatgcaattattagATAATGAAGCCGATGGAGGAACTCCATCACTTATCTGCTGTACTTACTAGGGAAAGGATAGTGAGGGCTAAGGGGTAGGGATCATGTGCAtacatttcatttttctgtCTAAATGTCATCGCAAAGGGCCCAGTCATGTTGGGATATCCATTTTGGAGCTTTCAGTGAAAGTATTAGAGCAGCATCTCGAAGTGATTTCTTTGTTTCAACTTTGCCCATCTTTCCACCTAGCCTCCGGATGCTCGTTGATGATGACATCCAACATTCCATCAATTACAGTAGTGTATCTTATTGAGGTTGAGGCTTCATTCCGCTGATGACATGAAGCCATGTCCACGACGGGAACACATCAACAATATCTAAACCAGCTTATGAACATTTTATTGCTTCTGCAACCAGTGATATGAATCGCTCTTGGCTTCTGCAATCTGCCATTTTTTGTTAGAAGCTGCCCTTACAGTGTAATGCCGTAAGACAAAGAAAATAGGTTCTAAACCGGATTGACAGGTGATCTGGCACTTGAGACGATCCTCTCAATAAGAATCAACACAATTCTTCTTCTCTGATCCACTGAAAGACTGGACATGTTTCTTCCTCAAAATGAATATACATCAACAGGTCTTATTTCTCGGCCAAGTCCCTGAAGACAACGTCCAAACAGGATCAGTCACGTTCACACGTGATTCATGCCAGTCCGCAAAcaatatattcatgtaaaaaatTCTTTGACATGACTCATTTTTTATAGAACTTAAAAGTATTAAATTTGTTTTATCTAATCATATTTATTTGATCTTTGTTGATATTTTCAATCCATGAGCGATGCCATATCTACTGGATTGCTAGAATTGACACTGACTAGAAGAGAGTGACAGCCATAGGCACAGTAGAAAAATATCCGCGACGTGAGACTGTCGTTATGTGCATGGTGATAGCTCATTATCtacttttctgaaaatttcaGCTGCCAGAGTATATGTTTTCCAGTAAAGATAAAACTTAAGCTCGGACACCGATTGTTGTGATACCACCAGCCCATATGTGCCACTTACAGGCAAGCCGGCATCGTGCTTGGAATCCATACATTTGGAAGCTACGGGAATCATAGAGTTTTCCGGGGTTAGTGAAGGTTCCATCTTCACTGCAGCAGATTGTAAAACACATTTAAACTCCGGGTTTGCTTCCATTCCGGGCAGGCATCTCAAGGCTTAGATGTCACACTGCTTCAAACCAGCGTCTGATCCGATTGCTCAATGTTGTCTTCCTCGGGTAGAATTGATTCTGATCAGTCAATTTAAATCAAGCCTGCAACTTTCATTTTCTTGGTGGTGGACCCTTTATGGGCCTTCTGTCTGATATTTCTTATCTGATGGGCCTGGGCCTTCTATGGGCTCTCTCGCGTTTACATTGATCAACACGAAAGGAAAGCATCGGCGCAGACCTATCGCGCGCAACATATCAAGACTACCGAGTCATATGTCAGCTGAGCTGCATGGTTCGATAACTGTTCTTAAGAGGTAAATAAAAGACGGGCATTATGTAGGGCAAATCAATCATGCTATTAGGGAACatagaattaataaaaataataactaCCCAAAAATATGTACGAAGGGCCCCACTAATAAAATTCCCCCAAATAGTTGATGTTAGCTTCTAATCTAGCCTTGATGCTGGATCGGCGGCGACCCAGGACGTCTTGCTTGATAGGCTCGAGCCTATTCGGAAATGCGACAGGCTGGGAAGGAAATTACAAGATTTGGGCTTTCTATATAACGTAGTCGGACCAGTCGGATATATGCGAGACGTGGTCCATGGTGAGGCCAGGCATCTTATCCAACCTCACTGGGTTCTCCTTCCCTCCGACCAGCCTCGCCGGGTTCCCGACTGCTGTTGTCCTCGGCGGCACGTCCCTCAGGACAACTGACCCAGCCCCGATCTTGGCGCCCTCCCCAATCCTGATATTCCCCAGGATGCAGGTCCCGGCCCCGATCAGTACCCCGTCTCCGATCTTCGGATGCCGGTCCCCGGACGCATTCCCGGTGCCTCCCAGCGTCACATTGTGAAGGATCGAGACGTTGTTCCCAATCACGGCCGTCTCTCCCACCACGACTCCAGTTGCGTGGTCGAGCAGTATCCCCCTCCCAATCCTCGTGCCCGGGTGGATGTCCACCGCGAAGACCTCGGAGACCCGGTTCTGTATGAGGAAGGCCAGGACGTTCCTGCCCTGGGACCACAGCCTATGGGCCACCCGGTGGGACTGGATTGCCAAGAAGCCCTTGAAGTTCAGGAAACAGTGCGCATAGCTCACGCAGGCCGGGTCCCTCTCAAGAACCACCCTCAAATCCGCCCTTACGGCGTACATGATCTCCAGATCCTCCGCGAGCACGCCGTGGAATACGTCGAAGAACGTCTTGCTCGGGATGCTCGGGACGCCCAGCTTAACCGACAGGCGGTTCGCCAGCGCTGCCTCGAGCGAGTCGTGCGACAGGATCGACTCCTGATAGTACTCCGAGAGAATCGGCTCCCGGGACGCATCCGACATTGCCTCCTCCCGCATCTTCAGCCAAATCTCGTCGTCGCAAGGATTGGCCTTCGCCCCACCGTTCACGTGCTTAGGCTGCCGGTCGAAGCTGGCGAACTTGCTGCCGGGTGGGACGTTTGGCTCGGTCCTAGGAGCGGTGCTGTGGATGTGGAGGCAAGCAGCCATGGGGGGAGGATTCCTGGAAGCCGGTTTCCGGGGGTCCACCGGAGGATGAGGAGGCGAAGACGGTGGAGGATGTTCATATCGAGAACGGAGAAGATTGTGGAGAGAAGATCGGGCGTTCAGAGGATGAAGAGAATAGGTCTCATGCCTCGCCGGAGCTCTAACGGAAAACGAGATTTTAACGGGAAAGTGCAACATTTTCCGAGAGTTTAACCGctgagaggagaggagaaaaATGAATGCGCTTTGGACAGTGACGCACTGAGCATACTGAAAGCATATGTGCCCGATGACTAATAAAATACGAATCGAACTTCTTAGAGTATGTACCTTTCACCGTAAAAGTAAGCATATGACGGCATAGATGGTCGGCTAATGAAGGTCGAGGTCGAGGTTTATAGCCCTtccatataatataaaacttgTAGGCGTGACCGAGGTTTTGGATGTCTTTCCACGAATAAAAGATGTTCGTCGATAATTGGTTAGTTATGGGTAGCTCATCGTCAACGACCAAAGATGATCGGGCATAATCGGAATTGAGGTGAAAATTCGAGGAATGTTCATCTTCAATAATTGTCACAAAGCTAATAGGGACGCATAGGATGTAAAGAGTAGTAGACACTGAGATTAGTCCCTTTCAGTTTCAGGCCCACCTCAGAATGAACAGCGCAAGGTTTATGCGGTCCTCTGGTGCTTTCTTTTGGAATGTCATTTTCATGGCCGAATTATCGCTTAAATCGGTCCATCAAATCCGACCCCCATATCGACTCTTTCCTTGAATAAGccatttcaattattaaatgCGACTCGTAGACACGGCAACCGGTACAGATTGAGATGATTTCCCACCATATTTTCGCCGATTAACATTAACTCAGAAAGGATGGATGTTGAGATTATAGTGACAagttatttgtattttgacgGAGATACGAATATCTTCTTCAAGAGATAATCTTAAATGATTTCACCTCACACTGACGTGACGAGAAATaatcaataattattatttaataaaaaataattatgacaattatcCAAGTAATTAACATTAATTTCTCTATTTcatgtaatttaattgatgCTTCTTCACGGCATGTGACAAGGTAAAATCTCTCAATAatttccccttcttcacaatCAAACCTTCATTGATGCTCTTATCATGGGAAAGTCGTCCGAGGAAAGGCAAGAGAACAATGCCAAAAACAACGATGACACAAACAGAGTTCTCACAAAGAGATCCTGAAGAGAGAAACTTATGAATGGACTGATTTGTTTGGCAGATCGAAGCTTTGCCAAATTCGGTTTACTGCAGAAAGGAAACTGGAGAGAGGAATTCGCCACGAATGGAAGAAAAAGGATGGATTCGGCAGATCGAAGCCGTGTTAGAGGCCAAAAGATTAATGGAGCGTCCCTATCAAAAGGCACTTGTTAGTTGTCGTCTAATTTATCCGTAGGCCCATTTAGGAAGCCACTTTCTGGCTTTTATCAAGCAATCAGTTGCCTCTTCAAAGCATGAAGCAGCACTGATAAAGGATCCTTAGAAACCATTCAATGTGGAAGGTATAATTAATGGCCCCCGTCATCTAAAAAAAACCATTGTCACCGTACCTTATTCGAAGAGCCCCCAATCACATGCAAAAGATATTAAATTTTGGTGGTTGAATAGCACAAAAATGAACCAAGGCATGGCAATCAATATAACGAGATTCAATCATTGTTGGAGTGTCCAAATATCAGAAGAACACAATAATTAAGTCGATCCTTCAAAAATGGACTAGAGGGCAATAGCAGCTGTACCTGCTCTCCAGTCTCACCCCGGGGTGCCTCACTCGGTAAAGGTTCTCACTTCACCAGTCTATCTGCAGAGAAATCAAGATATTCGCCAAAAGAATGTCCAGAGTTAAGAGTCCACGTATTGGTCCCTTCCCATTAGGACCTGATTTGGGTAACAAGAGATCACAATTAGCAGTAAGATTTACATGATAACGCTACTATACTAACCAGACAAGGGAACATCTCAAGCAGTCAAATTTAAGTCTCTAACCGATCAATCCCCCCGGTGGAGTGGGTATGCCGACGCTGGAGCTCCAGTTGAATATCTCCACTGCTGACATGCTGAGCATCTATCTAACTCCACACCATTGTCCAAAGTACAGAATTTACAGGACCAGAACTTGAACTCGGCACCGTTATCCATGGGTCTTTGGGAGCCACAAATCTCGCACAGTGGAGCCAATGGCTACATTTCTCCATAATCAACAACCAAGTCAGATCCAGAAACCGAAGCCTCATTTGCTTAAGGAAAGCATGCACAAGTGATTCTAAGTAGAAAAGCAGCACTCCCtaccaaaatattttagataTCTCGTGAAATTCTGTCTGACATAATCTGATTCTGAAATactcacagggttcaacaAAGTGCAAACTGCACACTCCCACTGATGGAGTTCCTGAGGATTATCTTTAGAGCTCTGGCTTGCAGTGGAGCTGGCAGGTGCAGCAGAATTATCTTCAGACCAAGCAGGCAAAACATTATCAGACTCAGCTCTTctattttgaaatttggagGGGCAATCAATTGTAGGCGATGATGTTGAAGCACCCTGGGTCAAATCCACCAAATTGGATAGTTGCTTCCTCTTTGATGATTGTACAGTCAATTTCGCATCTGGTTCATGCAATCTTTTCCTAGATACTAAGTCTGCAATTTGTCTGCTAGGGCCAATATCTCTTGGACTACCCTGGCTTTCCGTCACATTCTGTACATCTTGCAAGACATCGGAACTATTTTCTATAACCTCAGGCTCTTGGCAGGAGCCAGAACCACACCAAATATTATCCTGCAATCTCCTCTCTGCAGCCATTGCAGCAGCCTGTACAGGACTGAGTGCACTCATGATGTTATTATCACCACCGAGGCGTCTGGGTCCAGAGGGAAGTAGAGAACCCAACACTACCCTCTTTTCAGCAGCTGCTGCTGCAGTACGGCGTAGTGCAGAAAGAGGAGGCTGACGAGAGAGACCACCTAGGCGCCTTCCTGGGAGAACAAACCCCTCACTGGAGCCCGACATTCCATGTGAAATCAACTGCTCGCATTCCTATATTAGTGACGGAAACACGAAGAGTTAATAGAGCAATATAGGGCAACATTGACATTCTACCATAGTAATGGCCATAAGGAACATCAACGtggatttcaaaaaaaaaaaagggggcctttttttaatgataagACCTTTCTAAGTTCATCCCAGAGCTTGTAAAATGTGGCATCGTGAGGACCGCGGATGATATGGCACAGCTCATGAAGCATCGTGTCAAGCACCTGCTCATAAGGATAGAACTCGTACTCGCGGTTAGGCCTTCGGAGCCGCAGCTTCACATTCACTCCATGATTCAcattcaagccaagaagacgtCCGTTCTTCGGACTGCAAACAGAGAACACCACCCCAAAATAGGCTTATTTACAACATCGCAACCCAccgaattaaaaaaaatggcatTAAAGCCACAATTTTTTCGGGCAAAAATCTTCAGCAGATTCGACCAATCAAGCAGTTCAGTTCAGAATAACACAACACCACATTACAAAAGCCAAATTCATGGAGATGCCACAAGCTACTACAAGACAGACTGTGCTCAGCTTGACAAACAATATCAAATGAGAATTGTTCAAACGAAATGGCGATCCTTTCTACACCAATGAAATGATGATTAAGGCTACGGGTTGCACATATATGGGAAAATCAATTACCAGAACTCGCTCAGGAGCTTGACCCGCCATTTGCGATTGCGCATGATGGGCTGGACCTGTTTGGCGATCCTCTCGAGCATCTTCCTAGCTTCATCCTCTCCGGGCTTCTTCAAAGCCTTGATCTCCCACACCTTGTTGAGATCCCCCACACTATTCATCCCTCCTCCCCTCCGATCACAACCTCAAGTCAAGCAAGCGAAACCCTAATCGAACCCCCATTGACATTGACACAGCCTCGACTTCGAGGCGATAACTTTGGCGGGATTATTTGGAATTCATTCACGACGACGGGACGGATGGACGATTGTGCTCTCCttccagagagagagagaggggtaaGGAAGTGTTTGGAAACGGGGTTTTAGATGTGGTCGGGAACGGGATTGGAACCAAACGGCCCCTGGCCGTGGATGGAATATAACCAAACGCGGGCTCGAGGCGATCCGGCATTTGAGGCTGGGCCTGGGCCTGGGCCTTCTATGGGCTCACTCCGCTGACTCGATTGGAGTATGGAAGATTATTAACCTAATTAATTCTAAATTAACTTATGAAAGTTTTTTCTCTCTTATAATTGATTGATCGACACGAACGGCAACCATCGACGGAGACCCATCACACACAATATACCAAGACACTATTAAGTTGTGTCGGCTGAAAGGTATTGTTTGGAAACTGTTCGTGCGATGAGTGCGGAAGTCGGGCAAACTGCAGAGCAAATCAGTCATGCTATTAGAAAAGCATTGATTAAgagaagggaaaagaaaaagggtaattttggtcatcaatctttCGCGCTTTTGCTACTTGGGTCCTAAATCAATTCCTTTTATCATTCTTATCCTCAATCTTCCCTCATTAGTCCCTTTGGTCCTACTGCTAACATTTTATGTTACCAAATGCTTATGTGGATTTGGAAGCCAATGAGAGGGGGCACGTGTTACAGTTTTGGTCCTCTCAGGAAGCCGACGACCTTGGTGGTAGAGTTGGGATTGCCGATCTGCTCCTACAACCCCCTAATCGATCGAgatcttaatttcaatatcTCGATCAATTCGAAAGTTTGGGGCATCGGTTAGTAGCCCCGACCCCACCTCCGAGGTCGCTGGCATCTTCTGTGGACTCCGGCAACCTTGGAGGTGGGTTGGGGGCAGCCAGTCGTCACTCGCAGTCCCACCCACACTCCATGGTATTTCCCTTAATTGAAACAGTCAACCTCACTATTTTTTCtcctaaaaattaattttttttaaagaaaaacatttaaaataaaaaataaattccgCATCGGCTTTGTTTATGGAAAAATTGATGGTATGTCCAAATTAGCAAAATTGTAGAAGTTTGAGGataataatgacaaaaaaaaggggtTTAGGACTAAGATGGCAAAAATATCAAAGGTTCAGGACCGAAATTgcttttttcccttaaaagaataataattagtTTACCAgccaaaaatatatacaaagaaGATGGGATGGTGCAGCATATCCGAATCCATGGTCCGACGGCCATATTCAATAGTTGATATTAGCTTCTAGTCTTGCCCAATGCTCGATCAGCTGCAACCAAGAACGACTTCTTTGATATGCTCGACCCAATTCGGAAGTGCGACAGACTGGAAAGGAAGTTCCAAGATTAGAGGCTTTCTAGATAACATAATCGGATATATGCAAGCTAGATATGGTCCATAATGAGGCTGGGCATCTCATCCAGCCTCACCAGGTCCTCCTTCCCTCTAACCAGCCTCGCTGGGTTCCCGACCAGCCACCGGGGTTTTGCCCTTCCACCGCCAATTCACGTGCACAGGCTTCTGGTTGCGAACTTGCTGCTCGGCATAATGTCAGGTTCGGTCCTAGGAGTGGAGCTGTGGACGTGGTGGCAAGCAACCGTGGGGAGATTCCTGGAGGCCAGTTTCTGGTGTCTCCTCGGAGAATGAAGAAAGTTATTCATTTTCTGAATTTCCTAATTCTTAATCGGAATCGCTTTAAGAATTCGGGGGATATTCATTTTCAATGATTTTCAGAAAGCGAAAAGGGCTGTGCAGGACACAGATTATTACACTATGAAAGGTGCGATACAAGGTTTGTGTGGTCCTGCGGTGCCTATGGGATGCCATTTTCATAGCAGAATTACTGCTTCACTTGATCAAACAAATCCGACTCAATATATATCGACCATTTAAATGCGATCTTGGAAACATGACGACCAATATAGGTTTAAATGATTTTGCAACAGATCTGTGGCTACTTTCGCCCATCACATCACCTCAAAAGCTTCGAACTTAGAAGGAGATAAGAATGTCAAGTGCAGAGTCAAGTCCTCATGGACACTCTTTATCATTTGAAAAATTGATGCGAAGATGTCCAAAACAGCGATGAATATGTATAAgtttttcatgaaaaaatcCTGAAAGAGAAACTAATGAACGGACTGCAGATTCGGAAGATCTAACAATTGCCAAACTCAGTTTACTAGAGAAAGGCAAACTCAGTTTACTAGAGAGGAAAACTGAGGAGATGAACTTGCTAAGAATGGAAGAAAAAGGACGGATTCAACCGATCTAACCTTTGCCAACCAAAGAGTTTTAAGTCCAACCACATATTGGTTCCTTCCCGTTAAGACCGGCTATGGATGAATAAGAGATCACAATTAGCAGTGCGATTTTCATGATGTGCTATAAAACTAATGAGATATCGGAACATCTCTCAGGTACTCAGTTATAATTTTCGAACCTCCATTGGAGTGGGAACAGC
Above is a window of Punica granatum isolate Tunisia-2019 chromosome 7, ASM765513v2, whole genome shotgun sequence DNA encoding:
- the LOC116215551 gene encoding cytochrome P450 71D9-like; the protein is MELKSSSLLLFTFLLLLIFRVLKRQQSRPNHLNRNLPSGPWKLPIIGSLHHMVGSLPHRALRNLATKYGPLMHLQFGEVSTIVVSSPELAKEVMKTHDVTFAYRPELLAPKILTYNCTDIAFSPYGEYWRQLRKICTLELLSAKRVHSFRWIREEEASKLTEQMVSSAGSPVNLTQHLFSMTYSIISRAAFGQKCSGQERFMEVIQETSVLARGFDISDIFPSCAFLHSISGTRRKLERLHLESDNIIENIITEHREAQGKMTPKGEASEDLIDVLLKFEKCDDQGFSLSTSNIKAVIFDVFSGGGETSATTVDWAMAEMIKKPRILEKAQAEVRRVFDRQGEVQEDCLTELKYLKLVIKEVLRLHPALALLLPRECGEQCEINGFEIPKKTRVIINAWAIGRDPEYWDEPEIFDPERFLNSLIDYKGNNYEYIPFGMGRRICPGINFGLTTVEYLLAMLLYHFDWKLPSGFKNEDVDMTELFGVSVRRKHDLYLIPLPYHP
- the LOC116213990 gene encoding serine acetyltransferase 1, chloroplastic-like translates to MLHFPVKISFSVRAPARHETYSLHPLNARSSLHNLLRSRYEHPPPSSPPHPPVDPRKPASRNPPPMAACLHIHSTAPRTEPNVPPGSKFASFDRQPKHVNGGAKANPCDDEIWLKMREEAMSDASREPILSEYYQESILSHDSLEAALANRLSVKLGVPSIPSKTFFDVFHGVLAEDLEIMYAVRADLRVVLERDPACVSYAHCFLNFKGFLAIQSHRVAHRLWSQGRNVLAFLIQNRVSEVFAVDIHPGTRIGRGILLDHATGVVVGETAVIGNNVSILHNVTLGGTGNASGDRHPKIGDGVLIGAGTCILGNIRIGEGAKIGAGSVVLRDVPPRTTAVGNPARLVGGKENPVRLDKMPGLTMDHVSHISDWSDYVI
- the LOC116213989 gene encoding uncharacterized protein LOC116213989 isoform X1, coding for MNSVGDLNKVWEIKALKKPGEDEARKMLERIAKQVQPIMRNRKWRVKLLSEFCPKNGRLLGLNVNHGVNVKLRLRRPNREYEFYPYEQVLDTMLHELCHIIRGPHDATFYKLWDELRKECEQLISHGMSGSSEGFVLPGRRLGGLSRQPPLSALRRTAAAAAEKRVVLGSLLPSGPRRLGGDNNIMSALSPVQAAAMAAERRLQDNIWCGSGSCQEPEVIENSSDVLQDVQNVTESQGSPRDIGPSRQIADLVSRKRLHEPDAKLTVQSSKRKQLSNLVDLTQGASTSSPTIDCPSKFQNRRAESDNVLPAWSEDNSAAPASSTASQSSKDNPQELHQWECAVCTLLNPPLAPLCEICGSQRPMDNGAEFKFWSCKFCTLDNGVELDRCSACQQWRYSTGAPASAYPLHRGD
- the LOC116213989 gene encoding DNA-dependent metalloprotease WSS1 isoform X2; its protein translation is MNSVGDLNKVWEIKALKKPGEDEARKMLERIAKQVQPIMRNRKWRVKLLSEFCPKNGRLLGLNVNHGVNVKLRLRRPNREYEFYPYEQVLDTMLHELCHIIRGPHDATFYKLWDELRKECEQLISHGMSGSSEGFVLPGRRLGGLSRQPPLSALRRTAAAAAEKRVVLGSLLPSGPRRLGGDNNIMSALSPVQAAAMAAERRLQDNIWCGSGSCQEPEVIENSSDVLQDVQNVTESQGSPRDIGPSRQIADLVSRKRLHEPDAKLTVQSSKRKQLSNLVDLTQGASTSSPTIDCPSKFQNRRAESDNVLPAWSEDNSAAPASSTASQSSKDNPQELHQWECAVCTLLNPVSISESDYVRQNFTRYLKYFEM